One genomic window of Mus musculus strain C57BL/6J chromosome 4, GRCm38.p6 C57BL/6J includes the following:
- the Hcrtr1 gene encoding orexin receptor type 1 isoform 1 (isoform 1 is encoded by transcript variant 2) yields the protein MEPSATPGAQPGVPTSSGEPFHLPPDYEDEFLRYLWRDYLYPKQYEWVLIAAYVAVFLIALVGNTLVCLAVWRNHHMRTVTNYFIVNLSLADVLVTAICLPASLLVDITESWLFGQALCKVIPYLQAVSVSVAVLTLSFIALDRWYAICHPLLFKSTARRARGSILGIWAVSLAVMVPQAAVMECSSVLPELANRTRLFSVCDEHWADELYPKIYHSCFFIVTYLAPLGLMAMAYFQIFRKLWGRQIPGTTSALVRNWKRPSEQLEAQHQGLCTEPQPRARAFLAEVKQMRARRKTAKMLMVVLLVFALCYLPISVLNVLKRVFGMFRQASDREAVYACFTFSHWLVYANSAANPIIYNFLSGKFREQFKAAFSCCLPGLGPGSSARHKSLSLQSRCSVSKVSEHVVLTTVTTVLS from the exons ATGGAACCCTCGGCCACTCCTGGGGCCCAGCCTGGAGTCCCCACTAGTAGTGGGGAACCCTTCCATCTGCCTCCAGACTATGAGGACGAGTTCCTCCGATACCTGTGGCGCGATTATCTCTACCCGAAGCAGTACGAGTGGGTTCTCATTGCAGCCTACGTGGCTGTGTTCCTCATAGCCTTGGTGGGCAATACCCTGG TCTGCCTGGCTGTGTGGCGGAACCACCACATGAGGACAGTCACCAACTACTTCATTGTCAACCTGTCCCTGGCAGATGTGCTGGTGACTgccatctgcctgcctgccagcctgTTAGTGGACATCACCGAGTCGTGGCTCTTCGGCCAGGCTTTGTGCAAGGTCATTCCCTATCTCCAG GCTGTGTCGGTGTCAGTGGCAGTGCTGACTCTCAGCTTCATCGCCCTGGACCGCTGGTATGCCATCTGCCACCCACTGTTGTTCAAGAGCACAGCTCGCCGTGCCCGTGGCTCCATCCTGGGCATCTGGGCTGTGTCGCTGGCTGTCATGGTGCCCCAGGCTGCTGTCATGGAGTGCAGCAGCGTGCTGCCTGAGCTAGCCAATCGCACCCGGCTCTTCTCTGTCTGTGATGAGCACTGGGCAG ATGAACTCTACCCCAAGATCTATCACAGCTGCTTTTTCATTGTCACCTACCTGGCCCCACTGGGCCTCATGGCTATGGCCTATTTCCAGATCTTCCGCAAGCTCTGGGGCCGCCAG aTCCCTGGTACCACATCAGCCTTGGTGCGGAACTGGAAACGGCCCTCGGAACAACTGGAGGCTCAGCACCAGGGCCTCTGTACAGAGCCCCAGCCCCGGGCCCGAGCCTTCCTGGCTGAGGTGAAGCAGATGCGAGCTCGGAGGAAGACGGCTAAGATGCTGATGGTAGTCCTGCTGGTTTTTGCACTCTGTTATCTGCCCATCAGTGTCCTCAATGTCCTTAAGAG AGTGTTCGGGATGTTCCGCCAAGCCAGCGACCGGGAAGCCGTCTACGCCTGCTTCACCTTCTCCCACTGGCTAGTGTACGCCAACAGTGCCGCCAACCCTATCATCTACAACTTCCTCAGTG GCAAATTCCGGGAGCAGTTCAAGGCTGCcttctcctgctgcctgcctggtCTGGGTCCCGGCTCCTCTGCCAGACACAAGTCCTTGTCCTTGCAGAGCCGCTGCTCCGTCTCCAAGGTCTCTGAGCATGTCGTGCTGACCACCGTCACTACCGTGCTGTCCTGA
- the Hcrtr1 gene encoding orexin receptor type 1 isoform 2 (isoform 2 is encoded by transcript variant 4), which translates to MVPQAAVMECSSVLPELANRTRLFSVCDEHWADELYPKIYHSCFFIVTYLAPLGLMAMAYFQIFRKLWGRQIPGTTSALVRNWKRPSEQLEAQHQGLCTEPQPRARAFLAEVKQMRARRKTAKMLMVVLLVFALCYLPISVLNVLKRVFGMFRQASDREAVYACFTFSHWLVYANSAANPIIYNFLSGKFREQFKAAFSCCLPGLGPGSSARHKSLSLQSRCSVSKVSEHVVLTTVTTVLS; encoded by the exons ATGGTGCCCCAGGCTGCTGTCATGGAGTGCAGCAGCGTGCTGCCTGAGCTAGCCAATCGCACCCGGCTCTTCTCTGTCTGTGATGAGCACTGGGCAG ATGAACTCTACCCCAAGATCTATCACAGCTGCTTTTTCATTGTCACCTACCTGGCCCCACTGGGCCTCATGGCTATGGCCTATTTCCAGATCTTCCGCAAGCTCTGGGGCCGCCAG aTCCCTGGTACCACATCAGCCTTGGTGCGGAACTGGAAACGGCCCTCGGAACAACTGGAGGCTCAGCACCAGGGCCTCTGTACAGAGCCCCAGCCCCGGGCCCGAGCCTTCCTGGCTGAGGTGAAGCAGATGCGAGCTCGGAGGAAGACGGCTAAGATGCTGATGGTAGTCCTGCTGGTTTTTGCACTCTGTTATCTGCCCATCAGTGTCCTCAATGTCCTTAAGAG AGTGTTCGGGATGTTCCGCCAAGCCAGCGACCGGGAAGCCGTCTACGCCTGCTTCACCTTCTCCCACTGGCTAGTGTACGCCAACAGTGCCGCCAACCCTATCATCTACAACTTCCTCAGTG GCAAATTCCGGGAGCAGTTCAAGGCTGCcttctcctgctgcctgcctggtCTGGGTCCCGGCTCCTCTGCCAGACACAAGTCCTTGTCCTTGCAGAGCCGCTGCTCCGTCTCCAAGGTCTCTGAGCATGTCGTGCTGACCACCGTCACTACCGTGCTGTCCTGA
- the Pef1 gene encoding peflin has product MASYPNGQSCPGAAGQVPGVPPGGYYPGPPHGGGQYGSGLPPGGGYGAPAPGGPYGYPSAGGVPSGTPSGPYGGIPPGGPYGQLPPGGPYGTQPGHYGQGGVPPNVDPEAYSWFQSVDADHSGYISLKELKQALVNSNWSSFNDETCLMMINMFDKTKSGRIDVAGFSALWKFLQQWRNLFQQYDRDRSGSISSTELQQALSQMGYNLSPQFTQLLVSRYCARSAIPAMQLDCFIKVCTQLQVLTEAFREKDTAVQGNIRLSFEDFVTMTASRML; this is encoded by the exons AGTTGCCCAGGAGCTGCAGGACAGGTGCCTGGAGTACCCCCGGGGGGCTATTATCCTGGTCCTCCCCATGGTGGGGGCCAGTATGGCAGTGGACTGCCCCCAGGTGGTGGCTATGGAGCTCCTGCCCCTGGAGGACCCTATGGATACCCCAGTGCTGGAGGAGTCCCCTCGGGAACTCCAAGTGGACCATATGGCGGTATACCTCCAGGGGGTCCCTATGGTCAGCTACCTCCAGGGGGTCCCTACGGTACCCAGCCTGGACATTATGGACAGG GTGGTGTCCCCCCGAATGTGGATCCTGAGGCCTACTCCTGGTTCCAGTCAGTGGATGCCGATCACAGTGGCTATATCTCCctcaaggagctgaagcaggCCCTAGTCAACTCCAACTGGTCCTCATTCAATGACGAGACATGCCTCATGATGATAA ACATGTTTGACAAGACCAAGTCTGGCCGCATTGATGTCGCCGGCTTCTCAGCCTTATGGAAATTCCTCCAGCAGTGGAGGAACCTCTTTCAGCAGTATGACCGGGACCGCTCGGGCTCCATTAGCTCCACAGAGCTGCAGCAAG CGCTCTCCCAGATGGGCTACAACCTGAGCCCTCAGTTCACGCAGCTCCTGGTTTCCCGGTACTGCGCACGCTCTGCTATTCCCGCCATGCAGCTTGACTGCTTCATCAAGGTGTGTACCCAGCTGCAGGTGTTGACTGAGGCCTTCCGGGAAAAGGATACCGCTGTACAGGGCAACATCCGGCTCAGCTTTGAGGACTTTGTCACCATGACGGCTTCAAGGATGCTATGA